DNA from Ptychodera flava strain L36383 chromosome 15, AS_Pfla_20210202, whole genome shotgun sequence:
AtccaattttgtaaaattgtaccATTAACTGTAGCAGTCAGGGTTAGTGttaaggaaaaataaaattttcgaatttcgaaaaactaagccaataAAAAGTTGTTTAACACCCAAGAGTTTTTAAATTAACCACCACAAGTGATGTATCAGGAAAAAatgtaaacgtttgagagtccgaataactgtccacgaggcgcattctaccttagccTGTTCGTAGTAAAGATTCTGCTAAACTAGTATCTGCATCACAAAATGGGGACGTTTCTGTTGTCTTTTGCCTGTGATAGCTTCGAAGAAAATCGATAAAATGTCAGACTCTCGACTTTTCAGCAGAATTTATAATCCAAGTTCGCTGTTTacgctttgaataaaataaaatttcacactCATTGATGTTAAAACCGATCACTCTGATACAGAAAGTGACTTGTGAAGTTAAAACGTTCCTTACTTCGAGATTTCACGTATGttaaaccagcatcgatggtCGTTTTGCCAGCACCAACTGCTGCTGTCAGAAGTAATTTTTCTTTCCCTGCTGGAACGTCTTCCTTCTCAATAGCTTCGCGAAACTCCTATAAAGTGAAGAAATGAGTAAACGCTTAATTTCTAAATTAAAAAGTAACATTTCGCCGCCAGCTAAAGGGAGATATGATCGTAAAGACTTTGTCGTTACAATATTATTCTATGGTAAAAACCgttgttgcattttttccccAAAACTTCAGATATGCACTTCGCGGGTCTACGACAAGAAGTTCAATATCTATCCCAAGTTAAAAACTTTGACTCCGTTGTCTTGTGATTTTGATTTATGTCTGCCAAGTGCCAACTTGTGTACACACAAAAATGAATTCCTATAGGCATTGGCATGCATGATTTATTTCTCTTACGTATTCATGCCACAACTGTTGCACAAGAAGCTGGGGTCCGGACTGATGATTACAGTGACCTCACCTATAATTGGATAGCTATGAGGCCTTTATCACGTCTGCGCATGTTGTTCGAGTGTAAAACGTACCTTTACCTGCTATAAAGACAAGAGGAAATCGACCTGAAGACACGCTTTAGTCATCTGAAATCCAACTTTGCTTTAATACTTGAGAAAAGTCGTTGAATTAAGCCGACGAAATAGCAACGATGGACGCTAATATGACGGTAAGATATGATGATCTATTGTTCAGGTTTTATTATAGGTCAACTACCGACAGTTTTGACAAAGCAACAGTTGATTAGACAAAACGAAAGTAACATTACCACTGTTGAAAACGTATACATGACAAATCTTTAACtgtgaaacaaaacacaaaattgcaaAACAAGCTCTTTGTAGTCTCCTTGGGCAGTCCAAAATAACAGAGATGAGAGGCCGTGCAAAAAACGTACATTTGGTGTACCTGTATGATGACGACGTGGGGTAAAGTGCAAAGTTCAAACCTGGAGATAAAAAGAGTCTTTCCCTTTGCTCTAATGTAATTTGTCCAGCATGATTTAATAACACTTGGCAATTCCGGTATGAAATCGAATATATATTTCTCATTTGAAGGTGTTGGCTATTTTCATGATTGCAACGTGATCCCACATTTTGGCATTTCTGTCttctatggtctacaaaattcAGTAATTAGCTTTAAAACCGCACATTTTACTTGACAAAAGTCACAGAGCCAATTTATGACAATGGCGCTAGTATAGAGGCATATCTACTGGTCACATATCCCGTTTTAAAATCCAGATATAATCCTGTTATGTAATGATGTCTCCCTCCCAACTCTTCAGGGACAATAGAAAGATTGTCCATATTACGTTTCACAATCTTTCTTCACAGCACAGGGCTCCTGAATGGCTCGATAGAATAGCCTGTCTATGCCACGTTTTATCATCTTCCTTTACGGAATCCATGCATGGCTCGTGGTAGTTAACATAATAATACATCACAGTCGTATTATTTAAGCATATGTGCAGGCAGTGTTAGCAATTAGCTTCTTACTTTACTCCTACCTCACGGTACTTTAACATCTATGagtacaaaatgtcaaaataacgGGCTTACAACGTACAACCTTTGCACATCCAAGGGAATATGGCACATCTCATTCAATCTTTGTTATAATTTCAGCTGCTATTTAACAAAACTGAGATTACTCAACCCAAGTTTGATACACCAGTTACTGGTGAAGAGCTGGTAGAGAAAACCTTTAATAAGGCAGAGAAGAAATTGAAAGATCATTCTGAATTGTCTGAAAGGATGGCCGATATGTTCACAAAGGAAGAATTCAGTGATGTTGTGATAAAAGTTGGCGACAAACGCTATAGTGCTCATAAAATTATCCTCATGAATTCCGGCGaatacttctgcaaaatgtTCGGGCCAGATTGGAAGGAACAGCAACAGAGTGAAGTTACTCTCAATGAAGATAACGTTCACTGTCAGCGATACTTTGGAGAGTTTGTAAAGTACCTGTACACAGGTACAGTAGACATTTCTCTGGACAGTGCGCTTTACTATCTCATGTTGGCTGATAAATATCTTGTAGAATCTCTTATGAAGACCTGTGTCAAGTACATGGATGAACATTTTAACGCAAACCCTGACACGTGTTTATGCCTGGCTCTGTTACCCTGACTGCTCATCGACATCACCTGCAAACAAGCTTACCGACCTTGCTTCGAATGAAGAACAGGTCACCATAAGTGACTGTTGATTCACTTTGGTGAAAAAAGTGAAGGCTTTCATCGCGTGGAATTTATCACTCTTCGTAAAGTCTCGTGTTTGGGTTGACTTCGAAATGAATCTTGTGAAGGAGTTTCTTCAAAGAGATGATCTGATAGTACCTGATGAGTACACTCTGCATAGCTGGGTTGTGGAATGGTTGAAAGAAGACAAACGTTCAGCAAGCATTCAAGACAACCTTAAAGAGATTCTGCCATTGATTCGATTCGAATTGATGTCACCGGCAATGTTAGACCGTCTGCTTGAAGATGAATTTGTTCATGAAAATTCTGAAGTTTACACTTTGCCATACAT
Protein-coding regions in this window:
- the LOC139150790 gene encoding kelch-like protein 41; translated protein: MTLLFNKTEITQPKFDTPVTGEELVEKTFNKAEKKLKDHSELSERMADMFTKEEFSDVVIKVGDKRYSAHKIILMNSGEYFCKMFGPDWKEQQQSEVTLNEDNVHCQRYFGEFVKYLYTGTVDISLDSALYYLMLADKYLVESLMKTCVKYMDEHFNANPDTCLCLALLP